In a genomic window of Gossypium arboreum isolate Shixiya-1 chromosome 9, ASM2569848v2, whole genome shotgun sequence:
- the LOC108456007 gene encoding PH, RCC1 and FYVE domains-containing protein 1-like, which yields MADLVRHCNSERDIEQALIALKKGTQLIKYSRKGKPKFRAFRLSPDETSLIWLSHGEEKTLKLSLVSRIVLGQRTAVFKRYLRPEKDYLSFSLLYNNGERSLDLICKDKVEAEVWLAGLKALIGQNRNRRTESVLSDLQEGYFVRNGPRFGTALESNNFCKVSIDFGSSDVVSERENMQMRNNGGDGFRLSVSSTPSCASGGSAGPDDIESLGDLYVWGEVWSDGLNPDGSVSLVPAKIDVLTPKPLESNVVLDVHQIACGARHVALVTKQGEVFTWGEELGGRLGHGIEKDFSRPQLVEVLALTTVEFVASGEYQTCAVSTAGDLFTWGDGTHNAGILGHGTDVSHWIPKRVSGALEGIQVLSIACGAWHSALATSDGKLFTFGDGTFGVLGHGDRESVKYPKLVQMLSGLKTVKVACGVWHTAAIVEVIGQAGVNVSSRKLFTWGDGDKHRLGHGSKETYLLPNCVSSLIDYNFHQLACGHTITVALTTSGHVFTMGGTAHGQLGNPNSDGKLPCLVQEKLVGEFVEEISCGAYHVAVLTSRSEVFTWGRGANGRLGHGDVEDRKTPTLVESLKDKHVKNISCGSNFTSSICIHKWVSGTDQSVCSGCRQAFGFTRKRHNCYNCGMVHCHACSSKKALKAALAPTPGKPHRVCDTCYAKLKAAEAGNASNPTRKVSGLNSSIDSRERSDKFEIRPSRLLLYPTAEPAKYFEIRSGRHEARSNSPSLVRGSQVPSLLQLKDVAFPSSFTAIQNVLKPVPSPSPPPSPPPPPGSYSPINSRSSSPYSRRPSPPRSATPAFSKGVMESLRKSNELLNQEVSKLQKQIKSLKQKYDSQDMEILKLQKSAQQSTSYATKESSKSNEAKKLVKSITDQLMEITEKLPAEVSDDETFKAIQTRAKTFLNRLEASETYLPASLESSPMEGNTDASKWRPSESSAIRDGSEKEITEQFEPGVYITYFYHNNGGKIFKRVRFSKRKFDEQQAGEWWSNNKDRVLTRYSPNAAKLASAVSSPTPLPADEETSEASTPS from the exons ATGGCAGATCTTGTTCGTCATTGCAATTCTGAGCGTGACATTGAGCAA GCACTTATCGCTTTGAAAAAGGGCACTCAACTCATCAAGTATAGCCGTAAAGGAAAACCCAAGTTTCGTGCATTTAGACTCTCTCCG GATGAAACATCACTAATATGGTTATCACATGGAGAAGAGAAGACACTGAAATTAAGCTTGGTCTCTCGTATCGTTCTTGGACAACGAACT GCTGTTTTTAAAAGATATTTGCGCCCGGAAAAGGACTACTTATCATTTTCGCTTCTATACAATAACGGTGAAAGATCTCTCGACCTG ATCTGCAAGGACAAAGTTGAAGCCGAAGTTTGGTTAGCAGGGCTCAAGGCTTTGATTGGACAGAACCGTAATAGACGGACTGAGAGTGTTTTAAGTGAC CTTCAAGAAGGATATTTTGTACGAAATGGTCCCCGATTTGGTACTGCTCTAGAATCAAACAATTTCTGTAAGGTGTCTATAGATTTCGGAAGCTCAGATGTGGTATCAGAACGTGAAAATATGCAGATGAGAAATAATGGTGGAGATGGTTTCCGGCTTAGTGTTTCAAGCACGCCTAGCTGTGCGAGTGGTGGATCTGCAGGTCCCGATGATATAGAATCATTAGGTGATCTTTATGTGTGGGGAGAAGTTTGGTCCGATGGACTTAATCCTGATGGGTCGGTAAGTTTAGTCCCAGCAAAAATTGATGTGCTAACTCCTAAGCCCCTAGAATCAAATGTAGTACTTGATGTTCATCAGATAGCTTGTGGGGCAAGACATGTTGCTCTTGTAACGAAGCAAGGTGAAGTTTTCACTTGGGGTGAGGAATTGGGTGGGAGACTTGGTCATGGAATAGAGAAAGACTTTAGCCGTCCCCAGTTAGTCGAGGTCTTGGCGCTAACTACTGTGGAATTTGTTGCATCTGGAGAGTACCAGACATGTGCTGTATCCACAGCTGGTGATTTATTCACTTGGGGTGATGGTACCCATAATGCTGGAATCCTCGGTCATGGCACCGACGTTAGCCACTGGATTCCAAAAAGAGTTTCTGGTGCATTAGAAGGTATTCAAGTCTTATCAATTGCATGTGGAGCATGGCATTCTGCTCTGGCAACTTCTGATGGGAAGCTATTCACATTTGGTGATGGAACATTCGGTGTTCTTGGTCATGGAGATCGAGAAAGTGTTAAATATCCGAAACTAGTTCAAATGTTAAGTGGACTAAAGACGGTTAAAGTTGCTTGTGGTGTATGGCATACAGCAGCCATCGTAGAAGTCATAGGCCAAGCTGGTGTTAACGTATCATCGAGAAAGTTGTTCACGTGGGGTGATGGTGATAAACACCGGTTAGGTCATGGAAGTAAGGAAACTTATCTACTTCCTAACTGCGTATCTTCACTAATTGACTACAATTTCCACCAGCTAGCTTGTGGACATACTATAACAGTCGCGCTTACTACATCAGGACATGTCTTTACCATGGGTGGCACTGCACATGGTCAATTAGGTAACCCGAACTCTGATGGAAAGCTACCATGTCTGGTGCAAGAAAAACTTGTAGgtgaatttgttgaagaaatttCTTGTGGGGCATATCATGTTGCCGTCTTGACATCAAGAAGCGAAGTATTCACTTGGGGAAGAGGTGCAAATGGAAGACTAGGACATGGTGACGTAGAAGATAGAAAAACTCCAACATTAGTCGAATCGTTGAAGGATAAGCATGTCAAGAATATATCATGTGGCTCAAATTTCACTTCGAGTATATGCATACATAAATGGGTCTCGGGTACTGACCAATCAGTTTGCTCTGGCTGTCGGCAAGCATTCGGTTTTACTAGAAAGAGACACAATTGTTATAACTGTGGGATGGTACATTGCCATGCTTGTAGTTCCAAGAAAGCATTAAAAGCAGCATTGGCTCCAACACCGGGTAAACCGCACCGTGTATGCGATACTTGCTATGCAAAACTTAAAGCTGCAGAAGCTGGTAATGCTTCAAATCCGACTCGGAAAGTTAGCGGTCTCAATTCTTCCATAGATAGTAGGGAAAGATCAGATAAGTTCGAAATAAGGCCTTCGAGGCTCTTGCTTTATCCCACAGCAGAACCAGCCAAGTACTTCGAGATCAGGTCAGGAAGACACGAGGCCAGATCCAATTCTCCGTCTCTAGTCCGAGGTTCACAAGTACCATCACTTCTACAACTTAAAGACGTTGCATTTCCAAGCTCATTCACTGCTATTCAAAATGTTTTAAAACCTGTTCCTTCTCCTTCTCCTCCACCATCACCACCACCTCCACCGGGATCTTATTCTCCTATCAACTCGAGATCTTCTTCACCGTACTCCAGGAGACCAAGCCCTCCACGTTCCGCCACACCTGCATTTTCGAAGGGCGTTATGGAAAGCCTTAGGAAATCAAATGAACTTTTGAACCAAGAAGTATCCAAATTGCAAAAACAA ATCAAAAGTTTGAAGCAGAAATATGATTCACAAGACATGGAGATTCTGAAACTACAAAAAAGTGCTCAACAATCCACTTCATATGCCACAAAAGAATCATCCAAATCTAATGAAGCCAAGAAACTAGTGAAATCCATCACAGATCAG TTAATGGAAATAACAGAGAAGTTGCCAGCTGAAGTTTCTGATGATGAAACCTTTAAAGCTATTCAAACTCGAGCCAAAACGTTCTTAAACCGACTTGAAGCATCTGAAACTTATTTGCCTGCAAGCTTGGAATCTTCACCTATGGAAGGTAACACGGATGCAAGCAAATGGAGACCATCAGAGTCTTCAGCAATTAGAGACGGAAGTGAAAAGGAAATTACCGAACAATTCGAACCTGGAGTCTATATCACTTACTTTTATCACAATAATGGTGGAAAGATCTTCAAACGAGTTAGATTCAG TAAAAGGAAGTTTGATGAACAACAGGCGGGAGAATGGTGGTCCAACAATAAAGATAGGGTGCTTACGAGGTACAGTCCAAACGCGGCAAAACTGGCTTCGGCTGTTTCATCCCCTACTCCACTGCCGGCTGATGAAGAAACCAGTGAAGCTTCAACCCCTTCCTAG
- the LOC108456125 gene encoding uncharacterized protein LOC108456125 — translation MPPLNLAKKLKPAKKAWKSFTIKVRSKLESFDVSNSIKTVTRRVIEFCSVHLFAPFKKRFLRHSSGWGRRRPFNHEYDHLYHYQHYGNQVKNNRKVIYIDQLYGEQRMEQQPEAAAETSRRNEEVAEETGVYSLEDAWKAVVAKSPHLRGVDERADEFIYKFREERKLEKERSDLDFQEMLARSA, via the coding sequence ATGCCTCCTTTGAACCTTGCAAAGAAGCTGAAACCAGCCAAGAAGGCTTGGAAGAGCTTCACCATTAAAGTTAGATCGAAACTCGAAAGCTTCGACGTTTCGAATTCGATCAAAACGGTGACTCGTCGTGTCATCGAGTTCTGCTCGGTTCATCTCTTTGCACCTTTCAAGAAACGGTTCCTTCGTCACTCGTCCGGCTGGGGGCGTCGTCGGCCGTTTAACCATGAGTATGACCACCTTTACCATTACCAACATTACGGAAACCAGGTGAAGAATAATCGGAAAGTTATATACATAGACCAGCTTTACGGTGAGCAGCGCATGGAACAACAACCGGAGGCGGCGGCGGAGACGAGCAGACGAAATGAAGAAGTAGCGGAAGAGACCGGTGTTTATAGTCTCGAAGATGCATGGAAAGCGGTGGTTGCGAAATCACCGCATTTAAGGGGAGTTGATGAACGAGCTGATGAGTTTATATATAAGTTTCGTGAAGAAAGGAAGCTTGAGAAGGAACGAAGTGACCTTGATTTTCAAGAGATGTTGGCTCGAAGTGCTTGA
- the LOC108454738 gene encoding actin-depolymerizing factor codes for MSFRGTNASSGMGVADHSKSTYLELLRKKVFRYVVFKINEKKKEVVVEKTGGPSENYDDLTASLPENDCRYAVYDFDFVTSENCQKSKIFFITWSPSVSRIRAKMLYATSKERFISELEGIHYEIQATDPTGMDLEVIRERAS; via the exons ATGTCTTTCAGAGGA ACAAATGCATCATCTGGCATGGGAGTGGCTGATCACAGCAAAAGCACTTACCTGGAGCTGCTAAGAAAGAAAGTGTTTCGATACGTGGTCTTTAAGATCAATGAGAAGAAAAAGGAGGTAGTAGTTGAAAAAACGGGAGGTCCATCTGAGAACTATGATGATCTCACTGCTTCATTGCCCGAGAATGATTGCCGCTATGCAGTTTACGACTTTGATTTTGTGACTTCTGAGAATTGTCAGAAGAGCAAGATCTTTTTTATTACATG GTCACCGTCTGTTTCAAGGATCCGTGCCAAGATGCTGTATGCAACATCCAAGGAAAGGTTCATAAGCGAATTAGAGGGCATTCATTATGAAATCCAGGCAACTGACCCGACTGGGATGGATCTGGAGGTGATTAGAGAGCGTGCAAGTTAA
- the LOC108456851 gene encoding cryptochrome-1-like isoform X2, translating into MSFYNNALKDIGISFMNSNTSVPSVSPENMGSNSKTIVWFRRDLRIDDNPALAAAARDGSVFPVYIWCPKEEEQFYPGRVSRWWLKQSLAHLEQSLKFLGSELVLIKTHSTLSALLDCIKATGATKLVFNHLYDPVSLVRDHNIKEKLAEAGISVQSYNGDLLYEPWEIYDEKGQAFTTFDAYWDKCLNMQMEPISLLPPWRLVPVAGTLERCSIEDLGLENETEKASNALLGRAWSPGWGSADKAITEFVEHNLCDYSRSRLKVGGNSTSLLSPYLHFGELSVRKVFQSARMKQILWRREQNSQGEESVSLFLKAVGLREYSRYLTFNFPFTHERPLLSNLKYFPWNADVNRFKAWRQGRTGYPLVDAGMRELWATGWIHNRIRVIVSSFAVKFLLLPWRWGMKYFWDTLLDADLECDILGWQYISGSLPDGHELERLDSPQIQGSKFDPEGEYVRQWLPELARMPTEWIHHPWDAPHTVLKAAGVELGLNYPKPIIDIDIAREHLREAIFKMWEMEAAAKAATSDGMNEEVFDNSVGIETSAIPKVILKENSSCPTYSSNDQRVPSFQNGNNGSLHRKRAKCVEEERLPADKPNNHNKEAGTSRGEEDLCSTAESSASKRQTISRMSFSVPPSCSSSDGRPMLECESSDMKRSWQEKIDLEQTSSKNGN; encoded by the exons ATGTCATTCTACAATAATGCACT GAAAGATATAGGGATTTCTTTTATGAATTCGAACACTTCGGTCCCTTCGGTCTCACCGGAAAACATGGGTAGTAACAGTAAGACAATAGTTTGGTTCAGGAGAGATCTTAGAATTGATGACAATCCTGCTTTAGCCGCCGCCGCTAGGGATGGCAGCGTTTTCCCGGTTTATATATGGTGTCCTAAAGAGGAAGAACAGTTCTATCCAGGTCGAGTATCGCGATGGTGGTTGAAGCAATCTCTTGCTCATTTGGAACAGTCTTTGAAGTTTCTTGGTTCTGAACTTGTGCTGATTAAGACCCATAGTACTCTTTCAGCTCTTTTAGATTGCATCAAGGCTACCGGAGCGACTAAACTCGTGTTTAACCATCTTTATG ATCCGGTTTCGCTTGTTCGAGATCATAACATCAAAGAGAAACTTGCAGAGGCCGGGATTTCCGTGCAAAGCTATAATGGAGATTTGTTATATGAACCATGGGAGATATATGATGAGAAAGGGCAAGCTTTTACGACCTTCGATGCATATTGGGATAAGTGTTTGAACATGCAAATGGAACCCATTTCACTTCTTCCCCCATGGAGATTGGTCCCCGTTGCAG GAACATTAGAAAGGTGCTCTATTGAAGATTTGGGCCTCGAAAACGAAACAGAAAAAGCTAGCAATGCATTGTTAGGAAGAGCGTGGTCTCCAGGTTGGGGCAGCGCCGATAAGGCTATAACGGAGTTTGTTGAACATAATCTATGCGACTATTCAAGAAGTAGGCTTAAGGTTGGGGGCAACTCCACATCACTTTTGTCTCCGTATCTTCATTTCGGGGAGCTAAGTGTGAGGAAAGTTTTCCAGAGTGCAAGGATGAAACAGATACTATGGCGAAGAGAACAGAATTCTCAAGGGGAAGAGAGTGTGTCACTTTTTCTGAAGGCTGTCGGGCTTAGAGAATATTCCCGGTACCTTACTTTCAACTTTCCGTTCACTCATGAGAGACCGTTGTTGAGCAACTTGAAGTATTTCCCTTGGAATGCTGATGTGAACCGTTTTAAGGCTTGGAGACAAGGTCGGACCGGATATCCGTTGGTGGATGCTGGAATGAGGGAGCTTTGGGCAACTGGTTGGATACACAACAGAATACGAGTGATTGTTTCGAGTTTCGCGGTGAAGTTTCTTCTTCTTCCATGGAGATGGGGAATGAAGTACTTCTGGGACACACTTTTGGATGCAGATTTAGAATGCGATATTCTTGGTTGGCAGTACATCTCTGGGAGCTTACCGGATGGTCACGAGCTAGAACGATTAGACAGTCCACAG ATTCAAGGCTCCAAATTTGACCCTGAAGGTGAATATGTAAGGCAATGGCTGCCGGAGCTAGCGAGGATGCCGACTGAGTGGATCCATCATCCTTGGGATGCACCTCATACCGTGCTTAAAGCTGCAGGTGTGGAGTTGGGGTTGAACTATCCGAAACCCATAATAGATATCGATATAGCTAGAGAACATCTGAGAGAAGCTATATTTAAAATGTGGGAAATGGAAGCAGCTGCAAAGGCTGCAACTTCAGATGGGATGAATGAAGAGGTTTTCGACAATTCTGTTGGTATTGAAACCTCCGCGATCCCAAAAGTTATCCTAAAGGAGAACTCTTCTTGTCCAACATATTCATCTAATGATCAAAGGGTTCCATCATTTCAAAATGGCAATAATGGTTCATTGCATAGGAAGAGAGCAAAATGTGTGGAAGAAGAAAGGTTGCCTGCTGATAAACCGAATAATCACAACAAAGAAGCAGGGACTTCGAGAGGAGAAGAAGACTTATGCTCGACAGCTGAGTCTTCAGCATCGAAGAGGCAAACTATTAGCAGAATGTCATTCTCTGTTCCCCCGTCTTGTTCTTCGTCCGATGGCAGGCCTATGCTGGAGTGTGAATCGTCTGATATGAAGCGGTCATGGCAAGAAAAGATCGATTTGGAACAGACATCAAGCAAGAATGGTAATTAA
- the LOC108456851 gene encoding cryptochrome-1-like isoform X1, with protein MSFYNNALKDIGISFMNSNTSVPSVSPENMGSNSKTIVWFRRDLRIDDNPALAAAARDGSVFPVYIWCPKEEEQFYPGRVSRWWLKQSLAHLEQSLKFLGSELVLIKTHSTLSALLDCIKATGATKLVFNHLYDPVSLVRDHNIKEKLAEAGISVQSYNGDLLYEPWEIYDEKGQAFTTFDAYWDKCLNMQMEPISLLPPWRLVPVAVTGTLERCSIEDLGLENETEKASNALLGRAWSPGWGSADKAITEFVEHNLCDYSRSRLKVGGNSTSLLSPYLHFGELSVRKVFQSARMKQILWRREQNSQGEESVSLFLKAVGLREYSRYLTFNFPFTHERPLLSNLKYFPWNADVNRFKAWRQGRTGYPLVDAGMRELWATGWIHNRIRVIVSSFAVKFLLLPWRWGMKYFWDTLLDADLECDILGWQYISGSLPDGHELERLDSPQIQGSKFDPEGEYVRQWLPELARMPTEWIHHPWDAPHTVLKAAGVELGLNYPKPIIDIDIAREHLREAIFKMWEMEAAAKAATSDGMNEEVFDNSVGIETSAIPKVILKENSSCPTYSSNDQRVPSFQNGNNGSLHRKRAKCVEEERLPADKPNNHNKEAGTSRGEEDLCSTAESSASKRQTISRMSFSVPPSCSSSDGRPMLECESSDMKRSWQEKIDLEQTSSKNGN; from the exons ATGTCATTCTACAATAATGCACT GAAAGATATAGGGATTTCTTTTATGAATTCGAACACTTCGGTCCCTTCGGTCTCACCGGAAAACATGGGTAGTAACAGTAAGACAATAGTTTGGTTCAGGAGAGATCTTAGAATTGATGACAATCCTGCTTTAGCCGCCGCCGCTAGGGATGGCAGCGTTTTCCCGGTTTATATATGGTGTCCTAAAGAGGAAGAACAGTTCTATCCAGGTCGAGTATCGCGATGGTGGTTGAAGCAATCTCTTGCTCATTTGGAACAGTCTTTGAAGTTTCTTGGTTCTGAACTTGTGCTGATTAAGACCCATAGTACTCTTTCAGCTCTTTTAGATTGCATCAAGGCTACCGGAGCGACTAAACTCGTGTTTAACCATCTTTATG ATCCGGTTTCGCTTGTTCGAGATCATAACATCAAAGAGAAACTTGCAGAGGCCGGGATTTCCGTGCAAAGCTATAATGGAGATTTGTTATATGAACCATGGGAGATATATGATGAGAAAGGGCAAGCTTTTACGACCTTCGATGCATATTGGGATAAGTGTTTGAACATGCAAATGGAACCCATTTCACTTCTTCCCCCATGGAGATTGGTCCCCGTTGCAG TGACAGGAACATTAGAAAGGTGCTCTATTGAAGATTTGGGCCTCGAAAACGAAACAGAAAAAGCTAGCAATGCATTGTTAGGAAGAGCGTGGTCTCCAGGTTGGGGCAGCGCCGATAAGGCTATAACGGAGTTTGTTGAACATAATCTATGCGACTATTCAAGAAGTAGGCTTAAGGTTGGGGGCAACTCCACATCACTTTTGTCTCCGTATCTTCATTTCGGGGAGCTAAGTGTGAGGAAAGTTTTCCAGAGTGCAAGGATGAAACAGATACTATGGCGAAGAGAACAGAATTCTCAAGGGGAAGAGAGTGTGTCACTTTTTCTGAAGGCTGTCGGGCTTAGAGAATATTCCCGGTACCTTACTTTCAACTTTCCGTTCACTCATGAGAGACCGTTGTTGAGCAACTTGAAGTATTTCCCTTGGAATGCTGATGTGAACCGTTTTAAGGCTTGGAGACAAGGTCGGACCGGATATCCGTTGGTGGATGCTGGAATGAGGGAGCTTTGGGCAACTGGTTGGATACACAACAGAATACGAGTGATTGTTTCGAGTTTCGCGGTGAAGTTTCTTCTTCTTCCATGGAGATGGGGAATGAAGTACTTCTGGGACACACTTTTGGATGCAGATTTAGAATGCGATATTCTTGGTTGGCAGTACATCTCTGGGAGCTTACCGGATGGTCACGAGCTAGAACGATTAGACAGTCCACAG ATTCAAGGCTCCAAATTTGACCCTGAAGGTGAATATGTAAGGCAATGGCTGCCGGAGCTAGCGAGGATGCCGACTGAGTGGATCCATCATCCTTGGGATGCACCTCATACCGTGCTTAAAGCTGCAGGTGTGGAGTTGGGGTTGAACTATCCGAAACCCATAATAGATATCGATATAGCTAGAGAACATCTGAGAGAAGCTATATTTAAAATGTGGGAAATGGAAGCAGCTGCAAAGGCTGCAACTTCAGATGGGATGAATGAAGAGGTTTTCGACAATTCTGTTGGTATTGAAACCTCCGCGATCCCAAAAGTTATCCTAAAGGAGAACTCTTCTTGTCCAACATATTCATCTAATGATCAAAGGGTTCCATCATTTCAAAATGGCAATAATGGTTCATTGCATAGGAAGAGAGCAAAATGTGTGGAAGAAGAAAGGTTGCCTGCTGATAAACCGAATAATCACAACAAAGAAGCAGGGACTTCGAGAGGAGAAGAAGACTTATGCTCGACAGCTGAGTCTTCAGCATCGAAGAGGCAAACTATTAGCAGAATGTCATTCTCTGTTCCCCCGTCTTGTTCTTCGTCCGATGGCAGGCCTATGCTGGAGTGTGAATCGTCTGATATGAAGCGGTCATGGCAAGAAAAGATCGATTTGGAACAGACATCAAGCAAGAATGGTAATTAA
- the LOC108456852 gene encoding pentatricopeptide repeat-containing protein At4g11690-like, whose protein sequence is MMEERGFEPDIVAYSTVLNCLCKKCLLKEAHDLFFEMRKQGIKPNVITYTILIDAFCKKGVVSKAKDILGTMKKQGVEPNVVTYSILIDLLCKKGMVSKAEDIVGTMTKQGIKLDVVTYSTFIDALCKKGMVSKAEGIVGRMTKQGIEPNVVTYNTLIDVLCKDRMVSKPEVIVDTMRKQGIEPHV, encoded by the coding sequence ATGATGGAAGAAAGAGGTTTTGAACCCGATATTGTAGCATATAGCACTGTCCTTAACTGTCTTTGTAAGAAGTGCTTGCTAAAGGAGGCTCATGATCTCTTCTTCGAAATGAGAAAGCAAGGCATTAAGCCTAATGTCATCACATATACTATATTGATCGATGCATTTTGCAAGAAGGGAGTGGTTTCTAAAGCCAAAGATATCCTTGGCACAATGAAAAAGCAAGGCGTTGAGCCTAATGTTGTCACATATAGTATATTGATTGACCTGCTTTGCAAGAAGGGAATGGTTTCTAAAGCTGAAGATATCGTTGGCACAATGACAAAGCAAGGCATTAAGCTTGATGTTGTCACATATAGTACATTCATCGATGCTCTCTGCAAGAAGGGAATGGTTTCTAAAGCCGAAGGTATTGTTGGCAGAATGACAAAGCAAGGCATTGAGCCTAATGTTGTCACATATAATACATTGATTGATGTGCTCTGCAAGGACAGGATGGTTTCTAAACCTGAAGTTATTGTTGACACGATGAGAAAGCAAGGCATCGAGCCTCACGTATAA
- the LOC108457423 gene encoding carboxyl-terminal-processing peptidase 2, chloroplastic, whose protein sequence is MEVLASSSASSTYPLFTLDNPNKPFSFTFNPIIISRVHPWKSFPVKKIEARLLCRILCKRTNLDNSGSWRSSTNAICKHKFVFHALCRLNKNFTSQSGLFAIRHGHLLRSWNTSSHQKVNSHSQKIREHFSVVFVRLVAAMLLVTSASVALSNTPSWALSEENLLFLEAWRTIDRAYIDKTFNGQSWFRYREDALRNEPMNNREETYMAIRKMLATLNDPFTRFLEPEKFKSLRSGTQGALTGVGLSIGYPTESEGSRTGLVVISATPGGPANQAGISSGDIILEIDNASTESMGIYDAAERLQGPEGSSVELTVQTGPEIKHLALTRAKISLNPVKSRLCEVPGSEKNYPKIGYIKLTSFNQKASAAVKEAIDTLRSNNVNAFVLDLRDNSGGLFPEGIETAKIWLDKGVIVYICDNRGVRDIYDTDGSSAIAASEPLAVLVNKGTASASEILAGALKDNRRAVLFGEPTYGKGKIQSVFQLSDGSGLAVTVARYETPAHNDINKVGVIPDHPLPNSFPKDDDGFCGCLQDPAAACYVNNVQLFKR, encoded by the exons ATGGAAGTGCTAGCAAGCTCCTCTGCATCTTCTACATACCCTCTTTTCACTTTAGATAACCCCAACAAACCATTTTCTTTCACATTCAACCCCATCATCATTTCTCGG GTTCATCCATGGAAATCTTTTCCTGTTAAGAAGATTGAAGCTCGATTATTGTGTCGGATTTTGTGTAAACGGACGAATCTCGACAACTCTGGAAGTTGGCGCAGCAGTACTAATGCGATTTGCAAGCACAAGTTTGTGTTTCACGCACTCTGCAGACTGAATAAAAACTTTACATCTCAGTCTGGTTTATTTGCAATAAGGCATGGGCACCTACTTAGATCCTGGAATACAAGTAGTCATCAAAAGGTGAATAGTCATTCGCAAAAGATCAGAGAACATTTCTCGGTTGTTTTCGTTCGCTTAGTTGCTGCTATGTTGCTGGTTACTTCTGCTTCCGTTGCTCTAAGCAACACGCCCTCAT GGGCGCTTTCTGAAGAAAATCTCCTCTTTCTAGAGGCATGGAGAACGATAGACCGTGCATATATTGACAAAACTTTCAATGGACAAAGTTGGTTTCGTTACAGAGAAGATGCACTTCGAAATGAACCGATGAACAATAGAGAAGAGACAT ACATGGCTATAAGAAAGATGCTCGCAACACTGAATGATCCTTTCACTAGGTTTCTAGAGCCCGAGAAGTTCAAGAGTTTGCGG TCGGGTACTCAAGGGGCTCTTACAGGTGTAGGGCTATCGATTGGTTACCCAACAGAATCTGAAGGATCACGAACTGGGCTCGTTGTTATTTCAGCTACTCCCGGAGGTCCCGCAAATCAGGCCGGCATTTCATCTGGCGATATTATCTTGGAAATAGATAATGCAAGCACGGAAAGCATGGGCATCTATGATGCAGCAGAGAGATTGCA GGGACCAGAAGGAAGTTCCGTGGAATTAACAGTTCAAACTGGACCTGAAATAAAGCACTTAGCTCTCAC GCGAGCAAAGATTTCACTAAATCCTGTAAAATCAAGGCTATGCGAAGTTCCTGGTTCAGAAAAGAACTACCCGAAAATCGGTTATATTAAGCTAACATCATTCAACCAAAAGGCTTCCG CTGCTGTCAAGGAAGCGATCGATACTTTAAGGAGTAATAACGTTAATGCCTTTGTGTTGGACCTTCGTGATAATAG TGGTGGGCTTTTCCCTGAAGGAATCGAAACCGCCAAGATCTG GTTAGACAAAGGCGTGATTGTGTATATTTGTGATAATCGTGGTGTTCGAGATATATACGACACGGATGGAAGCTCAGCAATAGCAGCTTCAGAACCCCTAGCTGTACTG GTGAACAAGGGTACTGCAAGTGCAAGTGAAATTTTAGCCGGTGCATTGAAAGATAATAGGCGTGCAGTATTGTTCGGAGAACCGACATACGGGAAAGG CAAGATCCAATCGGTTTTTCAGCTATCTGATGGCTCTGGATTGGCTGTTACCGTAGCTCGTTACGAGACACCTGCACACAATGATATCAACAAG GTTGGTGTGATCCCGGACCATCCTCTACCAAACTCATTTCCGAAGGATGATGACGGTTTTTGTGGCTGCCTTCAAGACCCTGCAGCTGCTTGCTATGTTAATAATGTTCAGCTATTTAAAAGATAA